The Sandaracinus amylolyticus genomic interval GCGTCGCGATCACGTTCGCGAAGATGCGCAGCGCGACCTCGCGCCACGGCGCGCGCTCGTCGTTCGTCACGTGCACGACCTCGCGCAGCCCGAACGCGCGCAGCTCGTCCTCCACCGCGACGTGCAGGTCGTAGTGCTCGAGCTGCTCGAGCCGCGCGACCTCGAGCCGCTCTGGGAGCCCCGCGCGCTGCGACTCGCGCACGTTCGCGAGCATCGGCGTCGCGTCGTACGACTGCGCCCGAGCGACGCTCGAGACGGCCCCGATCACCAGCGCGATTCCGATCGTGCGCGAGAACATGGACGTCAGGGTAACCCCTCGCACTCGCACGAGCATTTCGGGCATCCTTCGGCGCGATGAGCCTCGACCCGATCGTCGATCCACGCACGCTGGTGGCGCGGCAGGAGCGCGCGAACCTGGTCCTCGTCGACGCGCGCAGCGGCAAGGACTCGCGCGAGCGCTTCGAGGCCGGTCACCTCGAGGGCGCGCGCCACGTCGATCTCGATCGCGGGCTCTCCGCGCACGTCTCGAACCCCGCGCACGGCGGGCGCCATCCGCTGCCCGATCCCCAGATGTTCGCGCGCGTGCTCGCGTGGCTCGGCGTGAGCTCGCAGAAGCGCATCGTCATCTACGACGACAAGGGCGGCGCGAACGCGGCGGCGCGCCTCTGGTGGATGCTGCGCGCGACCGGTCATCCGCGCGTGCAGGTGATCGACGGCGGCTACGACGCCGCGGTCGCGGCGGGGATCCCGGTGGTGCGCGGTCCCTCGGAGCACAGCGATCAGACGACCGCGCCGATCGGCGGGTGGGCCTCGCCGCTCGCCGACATCGACGAGGTCGCGCGTGCCGCGAGCGATCCCGGACGCCTCGTGCTCGACGTGCGTGATCCCTCGCGGTACCGCGGCGAGGCCGATCCCTTCGATCCCAACCCCGGGCACATCCCGGGCGCGGTGAACGCACCGTACGCGTCGAACCTCGACGTCGACGGGCGCTTCCTGTCGCGCGACGAGCTCGCGGCGCGGTATCGCGCGCTGATCGGGAACCGCGATCCGAGCGACGTGATCGTGTCGTGTGGATCGGGCGTCACCGCGTGCCACACGCTGCTCGCGATGGAGCACGCCGGGCTGCCGGGCGCGAAGCTCTACGTCGGCTCGTTCAGCGAGTGGGCGCGCAGCGGGCGCCCGGTCGCCAAGGGCGACCAGCGGGGCTGATCTGCGCCCCCGGATGGGGACACTCCGGCGTCGCGGAGCACGATCGAAGCGTTCGAATGCCCTCCGGTGACGTCGGAGGAGGGCGTTCCGCGCGTTCGAATGCGCTCCGGGGACGTCGGGGGAGGCTGCTCCAGGCGTTCGAACGCCCTCCGGTGACGTCGGGGGAGGCCATTCCGAGCGTTCGAGCGCGCTCCGGGGACGCGCGGGGAGGGCATTCCACCCGGTCGAGAGCGCGCCGGTGACGCCACGGGAGGCGACTCCACGCGTTGGAACGGGCTCCGCGACGTCCTCGCCGGGCCCTCGCGCGCGCAGCCCGGTGTCCGGCGCGGTCGGCGTCGCGGCGTCGAAGCGCCCGGGCCGACCGCCCGCGTGGCGGTGAGAGACTTTCGCGCCCTCGGGGTCCTCCTCGGCAGCAAGGAGGCTCCCCGTGCGAAGGATACTGCTCCTCTTCCTGGTCCTCGGGTGCGCGCTCGGATGCGCGCGCGAGGGCGACCCAGAGGCCGAAGGACAGCCGATCGAGGGCCCGCTCCCCGAGGGCTGCGAGACGATCTGCGCGTCCTACGACTCGTCGGAGTGCCGCGTGGTGTGCACGCCGGTGCCGCCCGACGCGAGCATCCCCGACGATCCCTACGGCAACGGCCAGCCGGTCGACGCGGGCATCGCGCCGATCCCCGAGCCGCAGCCGGTCGACGCGGGGATCGCGCCGATCCCCGAGCCGCAGCCGGTCGACGCCGGGCGCGCCGACCCCCAGCACGACCCCTACGCCTGATCTCCGCCGGCGACGGATGTGCCGCGGTGGATCCACCAAGGCGCTCTCTCGACCCACTCCTCGTCCCCACCACCGCGGGGCCGCGCCGTCGACTCGCCCACCCTCGACGGCGCGGCCCGCGCCACCCCGCGCGACGCCCATGACCGCACCACTTCGCATCCACGCGCTGCCCCATCCCGACGAGCCGAGCGACGTGCAGCTCGTCGAGCGCGCGCTCGCCGGCGATCGCTGGGCCGAGGAGGCGATCTACCGCCGCCACGTGCACCGGGTGACGACCGTCGCGGCGCGCCTGCTGCGCTGTCGCGCCGACATCGAGGACGTGGTGCAGGACGTCTTCCTCACCGCGTTCCGCGACCTCGCGGCGCTGCGCACGCCCGAGCGCCTCGCCGGGTGGCTCGCGGCGAGCACGGTGCATCGGGTGCACAAGATCTTCCGGCGCCGGAAGCTGCAGCGGCTGCTCGGGCTCGACCGCAGCGTGCACGACGAGACGCTGGTCGATCAGGCGCGCGACGACGTGACGCCGGAGATGCGCGCGGAGCTCGCGCTGATCGACCGCGTGCTCGATCAGCTCGCCCACGACGACCGGATGGCGTGGGTGCTGCGCCACCTGCTCGGATACCAGGTCACGGAGGTCGCGGAGCTCACCGAGTGCTCGCTCGCCACCGTGCACCGCCGCCTCGCGCGCGCTCAGGCGCGCGTCGATGCCAGCTTCGGGAGCGACCGCGATGCCTGACCACGAGCGCGCTCGAGACGCTCTGCGCGAGCGACAGGACGAGGTCCGCGTGAAGCGGATGTGGGATCGGATCGACGGCGCGCGGAGGA includes:
- a CDS encoding RNA polymerase sigma factor, with product MTAPLRIHALPHPDEPSDVQLVERALAGDRWAEEAIYRRHVHRVTTVAARLLRCRADIEDVVQDVFLTAFRDLAALRTPERLAGWLAASTVHRVHKIFRRRKLQRLLGLDRSVHDETLVDQARDDVTPEMRAELALIDRVLDQLAHDDRMAWVLRHLLGYQVTEVAELTECSLATVHRRLARAQARVDASFGSDRDA
- a CDS encoding sulfurtransferase — protein: MSLDPIVDPRTLVARQERANLVLVDARSGKDSRERFEAGHLEGARHVDLDRGLSAHVSNPAHGGRHPLPDPQMFARVLAWLGVSSQKRIVIYDDKGGANAAARLWWMLRATGHPRVQVIDGGYDAAVAAGIPVVRGPSEHSDQTTAPIGGWASPLADIDEVARAASDPGRLVLDVRDPSRYRGEADPFDPNPGHIPGAVNAPYASNLDVDGRFLSRDELAARYRALIGNRDPSDVIVSCGSGVTACHTLLAMEHAGLPGAKLYVGSFSEWARSGRPVAKGDQRG